The Microbacterium sp. LWO12-1.2 genome includes a window with the following:
- a CDS encoding glycosyltransferase, giving the protein MTLADKARRAVAVFAPLYPPAFMGGGPIRSIAALVATAPASARAVVLTKDTDLGATEPMPVVRNSWSRRDGDDVYYASMRSPLAYWRSLVSLRRTKPSLLHFNSFLNPQLTIFPLILWRLGFWGEARILLSPRGEFGEGALQRRSAKKRIYMRFFRALRLHNAVIWHSTAAHETSDLRQIWGDTAVIIERENDTLLAESSSRPRRFNGPLRAVFLGRIVEHKGLHVALEALADVTEHVRLDVYGSREDAAYGLRCDSLVATLPPHVSVEFHGPVRPDLVVDVLKEHELLLMPTAGENFGHVIAEALSASCVVAVTPFTPWTEDLSAGGGFVLDRDAESWSGCIDQFAAATGDVRMSHRVAAGAAYDRWLSRPRPPHLWASAFELIEPPR; this is encoded by the coding sequence ATGACCTTGGCAGACAAGGCGCGAAGGGCCGTTGCGGTATTCGCCCCGCTGTACCCACCGGCCTTCATGGGTGGCGGGCCGATCCGATCCATTGCCGCGCTCGTCGCGACTGCACCTGCGTCGGCTCGAGCGGTCGTTCTCACGAAGGATACAGACCTCGGCGCGACGGAGCCGATGCCGGTCGTCCGCAACAGCTGGAGCCGTCGAGATGGCGACGACGTCTATTACGCGAGTATGCGATCGCCTCTCGCGTATTGGCGTTCACTCGTCTCGCTGCGGCGGACGAAACCATCACTGCTGCATTTCAACAGCTTCCTGAACCCGCAGCTGACGATCTTCCCGCTCATCTTGTGGCGCCTCGGGTTCTGGGGTGAAGCAAGAATTCTGCTGTCTCCCCGGGGCGAGTTCGGCGAGGGGGCTCTTCAGCGACGCTCAGCGAAGAAGCGCATCTATATGCGGTTCTTTCGGGCGCTCCGGCTGCACAACGCCGTCATCTGGCATTCGACCGCTGCGCACGAGACGAGCGACCTCCGTCAGATCTGGGGGGATACCGCCGTCATCATCGAACGTGAGAACGACACGTTGCTCGCCGAATCGTCATCCCGACCGCGTCGCTTCAACGGACCTCTTCGCGCGGTTTTCCTCGGCAGAATCGTCGAGCACAAAGGTTTGCACGTCGCTCTGGAAGCTCTAGCTGACGTCACCGAACATGTCCGGCTCGATGTATACGGTTCGCGAGAAGATGCCGCATACGGGCTTCGGTGTGATTCGCTCGTCGCGACGCTTCCTCCCCACGTCTCCGTAGAGTTCCACGGTCCTGTTCGACCAGATCTCGTGGTCGATGTATTGAAAGAGCATGAGCTCCTTCTGATGCCGACGGCCGGGGAGAACTTCGGTCATGTCATTGCGGAAGCGTTGTCGGCTTCGTGTGTCGTCGCGGTCACACCGTTCACGCCGTGGACGGAGGATCTGTCCGCGGGGGGCGGTTTCGTGCTGGACAGGGATGCCGAGTCGTGGTCGGGATGCATTGATCAGTTCGCCGCGGCGACAGGCGACGTGCGAATGTCGCACCGTGTGGCGGCCGGTGCGGCATACGACCGGTGGCTCTCTCGTCCGCGCCCACCACACCTCTGGGCCTCGGCTTTCGAGCTCATCGAACCGCCCAGGTGA
- a CDS encoding nucleotide sugar dehydrogenase — translation MSSDRSRTVVVVGQGYVGLPLAMRAVEVGYEVLGLDLDGVRVEALNAGRSFVEDIAGSTVHAALDSGKYRASTEYELAHNFGVAVITVPTPLKETLPDLSFIESAARSLAPLLTAGATVILESTTYPGTTEELLVPLLEEGSGLSAGSDFFVGYSPERIDPGNPRWNFVNTPKVVSGIDPNSLERIDEFYSSLVERTVPVSSPKEAELTKLLENTFRHVNIALVNELAVFADELDVNVWESIDAAATKPFGFMKFTPGPGVGGHCLPVDPSYLSWQVRRTLGKSFRFVELANDVNENMPAYVVQRVIELLNNERKSLNGSTVLLAGIAYKKNSGDSRESPALRIIELLNGYGAIVQAADPFVVDARWPRNVERRDFTATAVSEADLVIVVTDHDDFDYALLEQQAAAGDVIVFDTRNRIPHASVHRL, via the coding sequence ATGTCGTCTGACCGTTCACGCACCGTCGTCGTTGTCGGGCAGGGCTACGTAGGCCTTCCACTCGCGATGCGCGCCGTTGAAGTGGGCTACGAGGTCTTGGGCCTCGACCTCGACGGTGTTCGAGTCGAAGCCCTGAACGCAGGCCGCTCCTTCGTGGAGGACATCGCGGGGTCAACGGTTCACGCAGCATTGGACTCAGGCAAGTACCGAGCCAGCACTGAGTATGAGCTCGCCCATAACTTCGGAGTGGCGGTCATCACTGTCCCCACTCCGCTGAAGGAGACCCTTCCGGACCTCTCCTTCATCGAATCGGCTGCACGATCTCTCGCTCCCCTTCTGACGGCGGGCGCGACGGTGATCCTCGAGTCGACGACTTACCCGGGAACGACCGAAGAGTTGCTCGTGCCTCTGCTGGAAGAAGGATCGGGCCTCAGCGCTGGGAGCGATTTCTTTGTCGGGTACAGCCCCGAGCGCATCGATCCGGGCAATCCCCGGTGGAACTTCGTCAACACCCCGAAGGTTGTGTCTGGGATCGACCCGAACTCGCTCGAGCGAATCGACGAGTTCTATTCCTCCTTGGTCGAGCGAACGGTGCCGGTATCCAGCCCGAAAGAGGCGGAACTCACGAAGCTGCTCGAGAACACGTTTCGGCACGTCAACATCGCCCTTGTGAACGAACTCGCGGTCTTCGCCGACGAGCTCGATGTCAACGTGTGGGAGTCGATCGACGCCGCCGCAACCAAGCCGTTCGGGTTCATGAAGTTCACCCCGGGGCCTGGAGTGGGCGGTCACTGTCTTCCGGTGGACCCGAGCTACCTGTCATGGCAAGTTCGCCGCACCCTGGGGAAGAGCTTCCGATTCGTCGAACTCGCAAACGACGTCAACGAGAACATGCCTGCGTATGTCGTTCAGAGAGTCATCGAGTTGCTGAACAACGAGCGCAAGTCGCTCAACGGGTCTACCGTTCTCCTCGCGGGAATCGCATACAAGAAGAACTCGGGCGATAGTCGCGAGTCACCAGCACTGCGAATCATCGAGCTCCTCAACGGATACGGTGCAATCGTTCAGGCAGCGGACCCGTTCGTCGTCGATGCCCGATGGCCCCGCAACGTCGAACGCCGCGATTTCACAGCGACAGCAGTGTCAGAGGCGGACCTCGTCATCGTGGTCACCGACCACGATGATTTCGACTACGCGTTGCTCGAGCAGCAGGCAGCCGCCGGCGACGTCATCGTGTTCGACACTCGCAACCGGATTCCGCACGCAAGCGTCCACCGCCTCTGA
- a CDS encoding DUF4012 domain-containing protein — MTWIIVGALALIVAALVVLCAVVASKALTVRDTLAPAVPVASGLPAKVVAGDLDGAAEDAALLQELAARAADQTVGLDWRLAEWVPFIGQNLSAIRAAAESVDEVADFAVVSLPHLNLTAFRPNAGAIDLAAVHNLETVASEGATLFAEVNRRIDATDRTFLLPQVDTALSSLDDAVNGVDDALGTLAPILKVLPAALGEGAPRTYLLMFQGNSELRASGGNPAALALVTATDGRVELTAQATSVQFDNARPESIAPLDPETEHLYSDTIGRWIPNMTATPDFPTTVEIVRAWWADEGLPPFDDVISTDPVALSYILRATGPIPLDTGETLTSDNVVSLLLNEVYFNYGEIIPGRPADGSQQDLFFASAAAKIFSTLTAGIDSPGEFLEALRQSSIEGRMKVWSSNPDIEALVAGTKIAGTLPATNEERTVAGVFFNDTTAAKTDYYADASITSSTDQCTASGPPTFRQTIKFANNITPEQAGALPYFITGPHYAPGYIATDVVIYTPVGATIESWSVEGAESNYLMAEGTHLGRNVVRISVITPPQTTATITVEMQGGEGSVGADYGPYEVWTTPMVRATPVTLDAPGCG; from the coding sequence GTGACGTGGATCATCGTCGGGGCACTTGCGCTGATCGTCGCAGCGCTCGTCGTCCTCTGCGCGGTCGTGGCGTCGAAAGCGCTGACGGTTCGAGATACGCTTGCGCCTGCGGTCCCGGTAGCGAGCGGCTTGCCCGCGAAGGTGGTGGCGGGTGACCTCGATGGCGCTGCAGAGGACGCTGCGCTCCTTCAGGAACTTGCCGCCAGAGCCGCAGATCAGACCGTCGGCCTGGACTGGCGCTTGGCCGAGTGGGTTCCGTTCATCGGACAGAACCTGTCGGCCATCCGTGCCGCAGCGGAGAGCGTGGACGAGGTTGCCGATTTTGCTGTGGTCTCCCTCCCACACCTCAATTTGACGGCGTTCCGTCCGAACGCAGGCGCCATCGATCTGGCCGCGGTGCACAACCTCGAAACCGTCGCCTCGGAGGGCGCAACGCTGTTCGCCGAAGTCAACCGGCGAATCGACGCGACGGATCGTACTTTCCTCCTGCCTCAGGTCGATACCGCGCTCTCGTCGCTCGACGACGCCGTCAACGGAGTGGACGACGCGCTCGGCACGCTCGCCCCGATCCTCAAGGTGCTTCCGGCTGCACTGGGCGAGGGTGCGCCTCGAACGTATCTCTTGATGTTCCAAGGAAACTCTGAGTTGAGGGCATCAGGCGGCAATCCGGCGGCTCTGGCCCTCGTCACGGCCACTGACGGACGAGTTGAACTCACTGCGCAGGCGACGAGTGTCCAATTCGACAATGCGCGCCCCGAGAGCATCGCTCCTTTGGATCCGGAAACGGAGCATCTTTACTCCGACACGATTGGTCGCTGGATTCCGAATATGACGGCGACTCCCGACTTCCCGACCACGGTCGAGATAGTGCGCGCATGGTGGGCGGACGAGGGCCTCCCGCCGTTCGACGATGTGATCTCCACCGATCCGGTGGCTCTCAGCTACATCTTGCGGGCCACCGGGCCCATTCCGCTTGACACCGGAGAGACGCTGACAAGCGACAACGTCGTTTCCCTTCTCCTCAACGAGGTCTACTTCAACTACGGTGAGATCATCCCCGGTCGTCCCGCTGACGGCTCGCAGCAAGATCTCTTCTTCGCGTCGGCCGCGGCGAAGATCTTCTCCACTCTCACAGCAGGTATCGACAGCCCCGGGGAGTTCCTGGAGGCGCTTCGCCAATCATCGATTGAGGGGCGGATGAAGGTCTGGTCGTCTAACCCTGACATTGAGGCACTGGTCGCGGGAACGAAGATAGCGGGAACCCTTCCCGCTACAAACGAGGAACGAACGGTCGCGGGCGTCTTCTTCAACGACACCACCGCAGCCAAGACTGACTATTACGCGGACGCGAGCATAACGTCCAGCACGGACCAGTGCACGGCCTCGGGCCCGCCGACCTTCCGACAGACCATCAAGTTCGCGAACAACATCACTCCTGAGCAGGCGGGAGCGTTGCCCTACTTCATCACGGGGCCGCACTACGCGCCGGGGTACATTGCCACCGATGTCGTGATATACACCCCCGTCGGCGCGACGATCGAGTCTTGGTCGGTAGAGGGCGCTGAGAGCAATTACCTGATGGCTGAGGGAACCCACCTTGGGCGGAACGTGGTGCGGATCAGCGTGATAACCCCGCCGCAGACGACGGCCACCATCACGGTGGAAATGCAAGGCGGTGAAGGTTCCGTTGGGGCTGACTACGGGCCCTATGAGGTGTGGACAACACCCATGGTGCGCGCGACGCCGGTGACGCTTGACGCACCGGGCTGCGGATGA
- a CDS encoding glycosyltransferase has protein sequence MTHPPAAADFDHVILTRFSVRFPGSPPVVDDDWLFYRWAFFCDALASSVARQTVRTFQWLVFFDVETPAWLREEIDALSPGLFTPVYVSSWSSLIAQQAVAEVASAPYLITTRIDSDDAIARQFVADVQSHFDHQESLYINLLCGIQVERTGEVYRYDEPSNPFISYVEKRVEHGLPRTVFYSLRHVMSRANADVLNVVGAPRWMQIIHGSNIANSVRGVRVRPERYEADFDLELAFSRTVSGTRYLRERIRSILDLARLWIMYPHYVREFRYARRLYLAGTTVLPREDIDPNYTPSAFWRIPGSRPLFNLIRKIETARRLRRNRLSRET, from the coding sequence ATGACTCATCCGCCCGCAGCAGCGGATTTCGACCACGTCATCCTGACTCGGTTCAGCGTGCGATTCCCGGGATCACCTCCGGTCGTCGACGACGACTGGCTCTTCTACCGCTGGGCGTTCTTCTGCGATGCGCTCGCATCGTCGGTCGCTCGCCAGACGGTGCGCACTTTCCAGTGGCTGGTGTTCTTCGACGTGGAGACCCCCGCCTGGCTGAGGGAGGAGATCGATGCCTTGAGTCCGGGGCTCTTCACCCCCGTGTATGTGTCTTCCTGGTCGAGCCTCATCGCTCAGCAGGCCGTCGCGGAGGTCGCCTCCGCGCCGTATCTCATCACCACACGGATCGACAGTGACGATGCGATCGCCCGTCAGTTCGTCGCCGACGTGCAGTCGCACTTCGATCACCAGGAGTCGCTCTACATCAACCTGCTCTGCGGGATCCAGGTGGAGCGCACAGGCGAGGTGTACCGGTACGACGAGCCCTCGAACCCGTTCATCTCCTATGTCGAGAAGCGAGTGGAGCACGGACTGCCGCGTACCGTCTTCTACAGCCTGCGACACGTCATGAGCCGCGCTAACGCTGACGTTCTCAACGTCGTGGGAGCGCCCAGATGGATGCAGATCATCCATGGATCCAATATTGCGAACTCGGTCCGGGGGGTGCGCGTACGCCCTGAACGGTACGAAGCAGATTTCGATCTCGAGCTCGCGTTCAGCCGCACGGTCTCTGGCACGAGATATCTCAGAGAACGGATACGCAGCATCCTTGATCTCGCTCGACTCTGGATCATGTATCCGCACTATGTTCGCGAGTTCCGATACGCACGCAGGCTATACCTGGCCGGGACCACGGTCCTTCCACGCGAGGATATCGACCCGAACTACACGCCATCCGCGTTCTGGCGCATCCCCGGCTCACGGCCGTTGTTCAATCTGATCAGGAAGATCGAGACCGCGCGCCGACTGCGCCGGAATCGACTGAGCCGAGAGACCTGA
- a CDS encoding DegT/DnrJ/EryC1/StrS family aminotransferase, giving the protein MTVTLGQPLAPDAALFGTLAQGIWERARWSNGGPLVAELEQRLAQAEGWGHVLATASGTSALTTALLALGLPRGGEVITSALTFRATPLAIEAAGLTPVFVASDRETLTLDTSAVEQAIRARTVAILPVHLFGVAADPALDALGEAHALPVVYDAAHAYGFADIVGRGTATAYSLHATKLLHTGEGGFVATDDGQLDQRLRYAVNFGIDRAHDVHAGINGKMSELAAAVGLATFPKVAAEVAAREALRAAYTAAAERGSRVRPHSPGTARALVMEVVRCDPRDQARIIEELAARDVIARRFPALCGDGERYADQPVAGSTAHDADQLSRSVIALPLHGRVRPAHVDAITEVLAS; this is encoded by the coding sequence ATGACGGTCACGCTGGGCCAGCCGCTCGCGCCGGACGCGGCACTGTTCGGCACCCTCGCCCAGGGCATCTGGGAACGCGCTCGGTGGTCGAACGGCGGGCCACTCGTCGCAGAGCTGGAGCAACGACTCGCGCAGGCCGAGGGATGGGGGCACGTCCTGGCCACCGCCTCTGGCACGTCCGCGCTGACGACCGCGCTGCTCGCGCTCGGGCTGCCCCGGGGAGGAGAGGTCATCACGTCCGCCCTCACATTCCGCGCGACCCCCCTCGCGATCGAAGCGGCCGGTCTGACGCCGGTGTTCGTCGCCTCAGACCGTGAGACGTTGACGCTCGACACCTCCGCCGTCGAGCAGGCGATACGCGCGCGCACCGTCGCGATCCTTCCGGTGCACCTGTTCGGGGTAGCCGCCGACCCGGCGTTGGACGCCCTGGGCGAGGCACACGCACTGCCCGTCGTGTACGACGCCGCACATGCTTACGGATTCGCCGACATCGTCGGTCGCGGCACGGCGACGGCCTACTCGTTGCACGCGACCAAACTGCTGCACACGGGGGAAGGCGGGTTCGTCGCGACGGACGACGGACAACTCGACCAGCGCCTGCGGTATGCGGTGAACTTCGGCATCGACCGAGCCCATGACGTGCACGCCGGCATCAACGGCAAGATGTCCGAGCTGGCGGCAGCGGTCGGTCTGGCCACCTTCCCGAAGGTCGCCGCAGAGGTGGCCGCGCGGGAAGCGCTGCGCGCGGCGTACACCGCGGCAGCAGAGCGAGGATCTCGGGTGCGGCCCCACTCACCCGGAACCGCCCGCGCGCTCGTCATGGAGGTCGTGCGCTGCGACCCGCGAGACCAGGCCCGCATCATCGAGGAGCTCGCCGCGCGCGACGTAATCGCACGGAGATTCCCAGCGCTGTGCGGCGACGGTGAACGGTATGCGGATCAGCCGGTGGCGGGTTCGACCGCCCACGACGCCGATCAACTCTCACGCAGCGTCATCGCCCTGCCCCTCCACGGCAGGGTCCGGCCCGCGCATGTCGATGCGATCACCGAAGTTCTCGCGTCATGA
- a CDS encoding rhamnan synthesis F family protein, with translation MIVRREQRARALDAIRPDALFDPQWYLSAYPDVAAVTQNGWGHFVAHGEREGRAPGPSFDPEFYRRTHLPLEGEHPFTHYVTQGRLRGHAPRAVAVTAAQSAFAMRAALQGRVNPVLLVGNDARSAGGPLLLLEVARRLRARGRSPVFLLKQGGPLFDRFAALGPTMIADEGWDLAALGAALPVDLPILANTAWGALLVERLGVAERSTVLVHEMPDYLVAQDLLVPVSRARVVVASMPVIEAELARLLAPAPRLETIIPGVRAPTPSKRGERRVRRRLAAEFGPPSRVFLGAGYADERKGFDLFLDAAQKIAAGDRHATFVWLGELSGWARSLADEALSEGLRLALPGFRTDADDWYAATDVYLLTSRQDPGPTTVMNAASVGVPFVGLDADIGLRALADVIAATGEFVADTDALAARAQDVARASSVESRARRASFVRSYQSLDRYVDSLEDVVADGGSADTRIGFAGRLRVHVRLASLRVLHSNVLPRLVHRAGSAALQAIRLVRRRVPVVAAHAAALIKRTLVSVAVVQAPGLRGTLVQPPELVCGDANTIVRLVPGDRIWVENSRLLAVMPEQADLHIVRRAGEPPWPLVRELESSARRIARVTQYDADAPPRWARTGGRPPRPRRGSGVGGVPHPSVTLAPHGSIRLSRSIGVFVHAYYVELAVQIAERLAVIDHPFSLYVSTTDESRAEQIRSLLPAATVRVFPNQGRDIAPKVFGFAPEHAAHDVVLHLHTKRSPHRSDLSGWLSHILDCLLPSPEGVAAILALLTETDRVGMVSPALHPSLGETVQWGPNRAIAEVVTWGKGWPALPESDRLAFAAGSMFWARSSALIPVQQLEVPTSAFSDSPETDGTLAHAVERLIGVSCGVAGYDQVFVNPVAASAGETAASRPLTPAEVERVLRRSRGFRHDGRRNV, from the coding sequence ATGATCGTTCGTCGTGAACAGCGAGCGCGCGCGCTCGACGCGATACGCCCCGACGCGCTGTTCGATCCGCAGTGGTACCTCTCCGCGTATCCCGATGTCGCGGCGGTCACGCAGAACGGCTGGGGGCATTTCGTCGCTCACGGAGAGCGCGAGGGGCGGGCGCCCGGCCCCTCATTCGATCCGGAGTTCTACCGACGCACGCACCTCCCGTTGGAGGGCGAGCACCCGTTCACGCACTATGTGACACAGGGGCGTCTGCGCGGGCACGCGCCCCGGGCCGTGGCCGTCACTGCTGCACAATCGGCCTTCGCGATGCGGGCGGCGCTGCAGGGCCGCGTGAACCCCGTGCTCCTGGTCGGGAACGATGCACGATCAGCCGGCGGCCCCCTGCTGCTGCTCGAGGTCGCGCGCAGGCTCCGCGCCCGCGGGCGCTCGCCGGTGTTCCTGCTCAAACAGGGCGGCCCGTTGTTCGATCGGTTCGCCGCGCTCGGACCGACCATGATCGCCGACGAAGGGTGGGATCTCGCGGCTCTCGGCGCAGCGCTGCCTGTCGATCTGCCGATCCTCGCCAACACCGCCTGGGGAGCACTCCTGGTCGAGCGGCTCGGAGTCGCCGAGCGGTCGACGGTGCTCGTGCACGAGATGCCCGACTACCTGGTCGCCCAGGATCTGCTTGTGCCCGTGTCGCGGGCCCGGGTCGTGGTCGCCTCGATGCCCGTGATCGAGGCGGAACTGGCGCGGCTGCTCGCGCCGGCGCCACGGCTGGAGACGATCATCCCCGGTGTGCGCGCGCCCACTCCGTCGAAGCGTGGCGAGCGACGGGTACGTCGGCGACTCGCGGCAGAGTTCGGGCCGCCCTCTCGAGTGTTCCTGGGTGCCGGCTACGCCGATGAGCGCAAGGGTTTCGACCTCTTCCTCGACGCGGCGCAGAAGATCGCCGCGGGGGACCGGCACGCGACATTCGTCTGGTTGGGGGAGTTGAGCGGGTGGGCGCGCTCGCTGGCAGATGAGGCCCTCTCCGAGGGGTTGCGTCTCGCTCTTCCTGGTTTTCGCACCGATGCCGACGATTGGTATGCCGCGACCGACGTCTACCTGCTCACGTCGCGCCAGGACCCGGGCCCGACCACCGTCATGAATGCCGCCAGCGTCGGGGTGCCGTTCGTCGGACTTGACGCCGACATCGGACTTCGCGCGCTCGCCGACGTCATCGCGGCGACAGGCGAGTTCGTCGCCGACACCGACGCGCTGGCGGCACGCGCGCAGGACGTGGCGCGCGCGTCGTCGGTCGAATCGCGTGCCCGTCGTGCGTCTTTCGTCCGCTCCTACCAATCGCTCGACCGCTACGTCGATTCCCTGGAGGACGTCGTCGCTGACGGAGGTTCCGCGGACACGCGCATCGGCTTCGCCGGACGATTGCGCGTACACGTGCGACTCGCCTCGCTCCGTGTTCTGCACAGCAACGTGCTTCCACGCCTGGTGCATCGCGCAGGCTCTGCTGCCCTGCAAGCGATCCGGCTCGTCCGCCGACGTGTGCCGGTGGTCGCCGCGCATGCCGCCGCGCTGATCAAGCGCACGCTGGTCTCGGTGGCGGTCGTTCAGGCTCCCGGCCTGCGCGGAACGCTCGTGCAGCCTCCCGAGCTGGTGTGCGGCGATGCGAACACGATCGTGAGGCTGGTTCCTGGCGATCGCATCTGGGTGGAGAACTCCCGGCTCCTCGCGGTGATGCCGGAGCAGGCCGACCTGCACATCGTCCGCCGCGCGGGGGAGCCACCGTGGCCGCTGGTGCGGGAGCTCGAGTCATCGGCTCGCAGGATCGCACGTGTCACGCAGTACGACGCGGACGCTCCTCCGCGCTGGGCCCGCACCGGTGGCCGTCCCCCGCGTCCTCGGCGCGGCAGCGGAGTCGGAGGCGTGCCGCACCCCAGCGTGACACTCGCACCTCACGGGAGCATCCGTCTCTCCCGCAGCATCGGTGTGTTCGTGCATGCGTACTACGTCGAGCTCGCTGTGCAGATCGCCGAGCGGCTCGCCGTCATCGACCACCCGTTCTCGCTGTATGTGTCGACGACGGACGAGAGCAGAGCAGAGCAGATCAGGAGCCTGCTACCTGCTGCGACCGTGCGGGTCTTCCCGAACCAGGGCCGAGACATCGCGCCGAAGGTGTTCGGCTTCGCGCCCGAGCATGCGGCCCATGACGTCGTGCTGCACCTGCATACCAAGAGGTCACCGCACCGCAGCGACCTCAGTGGATGGCTGTCGCACATCCTCGACTGCCTGCTTCCGTCCCCGGAGGGCGTCGCGGCGATCCTCGCGCTGCTCACAGAGACCGATCGGGTCGGCATGGTCAGCCCGGCGCTGCACCCGTCCCTCGGAGAGACGGTGCAGTGGGGGCCCAACCGTGCCATCGCCGAAGTCGTCACCTGGGGAAAGGGGTGGCCGGCGCTGCCGGAGAGCGACCGCCTGGCCTTTGCGGCCGGTTCGATGTTCTGGGCGCGGTCGAGCGCACTCATCCCGGTACAACAGCTCGAGGTCCCGACATCGGCGTTCAGCGATTCGCCGGAGACCGACGGCACGCTGGCGCACGCGGTGGAGCGGCTGATCGGAGTCTCGTGCGGCGTCGCGGGCTACGACCAGGTCTTCGTCAACCCGGTCGCGGCGTCCGCGGGCGAGACCGCCGCGTCACGACCTCTGACGCCCGCCGAGGTCGAGCGCGTCCTGCGGCGGAGTCGCGGGTTCCGTCACGACGGGCGGCGGAACGTCTAG
- the lepB gene encoding signal peptidase I — MMTTTEEPRRRRTPFRSVWFHVALALALTLLVVAFIGQPSSGSMAPTLQPGDRLIVNRLAYVAADPEPGDIVVFRPDENWGERPAPSSNWISEALHWAGETTGIRPYVLVKRVIAGPGQTVECCDADGAVVVDGEPLDEPYVDENLPYVPGQLDCDTTPVSTRCFPTVTVPEDSYLVLGDNRANSADSVFPCRGNTAADDGCFRWMTRDDVFGKAGAILWPVSRWGGP; from the coding sequence ATGATGACCACCACCGAGGAACCTCGACGGCGCCGTACTCCGTTCCGCAGCGTGTGGTTCCATGTCGCGCTCGCCCTCGCGCTCACTCTGCTCGTCGTCGCCTTCATCGGCCAGCCCTCTTCCGGCTCCATGGCACCGACGCTGCAGCCGGGAGACCGGTTGATCGTGAACCGCCTCGCCTACGTCGCCGCCGATCCGGAGCCGGGAGACATCGTCGTGTTCCGCCCTGACGAGAACTGGGGCGAGAGACCGGCACCGAGCAGCAACTGGATCTCGGAGGCGCTGCACTGGGCCGGCGAGACCACCGGCATCCGCCCTTACGTACTCGTCAAGCGTGTGATCGCGGGTCCGGGGCAGACGGTCGAGTGCTGCGACGCCGACGGAGCGGTCGTGGTGGACGGCGAACCGCTCGACGAGCCGTACGTCGACGAGAATCTACCCTACGTCCCCGGTCAGCTGGACTGCGACACGACTCCGGTGTCGACCCGGTGCTTCCCGACAGTGACCGTGCCGGAGGACTCGTATCTGGTACTCGGCGACAATCGGGCGAACTCGGCGGACTCCGTCTTCCCGTGCCGAGGGAATACGGCCGCCGACGACGGCTGCTTCCGTTGGATGACCCGCGACGATGTGTTCGGCAAGGCCGGGGCGATCCTGTGGCCGGTCAGCCGCTGGGGCGGTCCCTAG
- a CDS encoding acyltransferase family protein produces MGREADVDVKHADSDVKPAPTAGRLVVPDVLRGIAIVAMLIAHAAPFVPSRPGAVSFVTSMFSEMASPLFALVMGLSAQLVWNRRPRIGVTLLQQTLRGLFLIALGVWMATWGSWVAIILAYLGVLIIIGAPILLARTPVVIAIAAVVLLISQPLLAVARTWVWIYTAPEPVREVMTWIFLGPQYRVVNLLPFFLLGALLVRHGFRRDALLWTLAGIAPVAYLTWGITAFTDLVPTQSGNYTDTARDIGLVLATYVLVVVAATTKPGGARRVWDAVFMPLRACGQVALSLYLLHVGLIALWNNAYGRPAENLYVGWLVIVPGVMLVGWLWWRFVGTGPVEWVMGWITGRPKPVRRPA; encoded by the coding sequence ATGGGTCGAGAAGCCGATGTCGACGTGAAGCATGCCGACTCCGACGTGAAGCCGGCGCCGACTGCGGGCAGACTCGTCGTCCCGGACGTGCTCCGCGGGATCGCGATCGTGGCGATGCTCATCGCACACGCGGCGCCGTTCGTGCCCTCGCGTCCGGGTGCGGTGTCGTTCGTCACCTCGATGTTCAGCGAGATGGCATCGCCGCTGTTCGCACTGGTCATGGGCCTGTCGGCACAGCTCGTCTGGAACCGTCGCCCCCGTATCGGAGTGACACTGCTGCAACAGACCCTGCGAGGACTGTTCCTGATCGCTCTCGGCGTGTGGATGGCGACCTGGGGTTCCTGGGTGGCGATCATCCTCGCGTACCTCGGGGTGCTGATCATCATCGGTGCTCCGATCCTGCTCGCGCGGACCCCGGTGGTGATCGCGATCGCCGCGGTGGTGCTCCTCATCAGCCAGCCGCTGCTCGCGGTGGCCCGCACCTGGGTCTGGATCTACACGGCCCCCGAGCCGGTCCGCGAAGTGATGACCTGGATCTTTTTGGGGCCGCAATATCGGGTGGTGAACCTGCTGCCGTTCTTCCTGCTCGGCGCCCTGCTGGTGCGGCACGGCTTCCGTAGGGACGCACTGCTGTGGACGCTGGCGGGGATCGCGCCCGTCGCATACCTGACGTGGGGTATCACCGCCTTCACCGACCTGGTACCAACGCAATCCGGCAACTACACCGACACCGCGCGCGACATCGGCCTGGTGCTCGCGACATACGTGCTCGTCGTCGTCGCCGCGACGACGAAGCCGGGCGGCGCTCGCCGGGTCTGGGATGCCGTATTCATGCCGCTCCGCGCCTGCGGCCAGGTGGCGCTCTCGCTCTATCTGCTGCATGTCGGACTGATCGCGCTCTGGAACAACGCGTACGGACGCCCGGCGGAGAACCTCTACGTGGGATGGCTGGTGATCGTCCCCGGGGTGATGCTCGTGGGATGGCTCTGGTGGCGCTTCGTCGGCACAGGACCGGTCGAGTGGGTCATGGGCTGGATCACCGGGCGTCCGAAGCCGGTGCGTCGCCCCGCGTAG